A DNA window from Aspergillus nidulans FGSC A4 chromosome I contains the following coding sequences:
- a CDS encoding putative RING finger domain protein (transcript_id=CADANIAT00007707) — MSSDSGVQFIARRRKRPRREPSGSPNAQSSNTTPGPAHVLNMPSTRFPRDGFDYRRPVTSSAPPDDDSEVIDLTNEPDSPELPRRHLPESSSRRHRPRPPRFGRNIMTEFVDLAEEEDDPDPPSSPEVQFVSSTTRQPPPPQTQRPASLLASNFWSILPLPHTLFRPTNEGGYRRSWQTRTHFSPEINLWLGDGPGADLMTTPEVNWDLAVPPGFERQRERPRDAYKPPSPPPEGFTRSATEEDVAVCPNCDEELGVGDTLKQQIWISKQCGH; from the exons ATGAGCAGCGACTCCGGAGTCCAGTTTATTGcccggcgaagaaag CGACCCCGCCGAGAGCCTTCAGGCTCTCCAAATGCTCAATCCTCGAACACAACGCCAGGCCCAGCACATGTTCTAAACATGCCTTCAACGCGGTTTCCCCGAGATGGCTTCGATTACCGTCGGCCTGTCACATCTTCAGCGCCCCCAGACGATGACTCGGAAGTTATTGATCTTACAAACGAGCCCGACTCCCCGGAACTTCCTAGGCGACATCTACCTGAAAGTAGCTCACGGAGGCATCGACCCCGACCTCCGCGCTTCGGGCGAAACATAATGACGGAGTTTGTCGATttggctgaagaggaggacgatcCAGATCCGCCTAGCAGTCCAGAGGTTCAATTTGTTTCTTCCACTACACGACAACCACCACCGCCCCAAACTCAAAGGCCTGCTAGTCTCTTAGCCTCCAACTTCTGGAGTATACTGCCGCTGCCACATACATTGTTTAGACCTACGAATGAAGGGGGCTACCGGCGGTCATGGCAAACAAGAACGCACTTTTCTCCTGAGATAAACCTATGGCTTGGAGATGGCCCCGGAGCGGATTTGATGACGACTCCGGAAGTGAACTGGGACCTAGCCGTACCGCCAGGTTTCGAACGACAAAGGGAACGACCCAGGGACGCCTATAAGCCACCAAGTCCGCCCCCTGAGGGTTTCACAAGAAGTGCgacagaggaagatgtcgcTGTTTGTCCAAACTGTGATGAGGAGCTCGGAGTGGGAGATACGCTCAAACAACAGATCTGGATATCGAAGCAATGTGGCCAC TGA
- a CDS encoding E3 ubiquitin-protein ligase PRP19 (transcript_id=CADANIAT00007708) translates to MLCAISGEAPQEPVVSPKSGSVFEKRLVEAYIAENGKDPVNGEELSTEDLIEVKTQRVVRPRPPTLTSIPSLLSVFQEEWDALALETYTLRQTLAQTRQELSAALYQHDAAVRVIARLTKERDEARDALSKVTVGARSSGAAADAMQVDSAGLPDEVLARVENTQASLSKTRRKRPVPEGWATGEAISAYKPTESTDAFYPGGKSLSVNVSGDLVLVETAEGTVGVFSLSQKQIIHTLQTDGHVTNVLWAGEKAVVASSTGSVKVFESGKEIANFNSHAGAATGLALHATGDIVASVGEDKSYVLYDLTTNGVILQNFSNTSLLSVQFHPDGHLLAAGGADGQIKIYDIKTGALAATYDLAGAVKRVFFSENGTYLAAVTENSTMVSIWDLRSSKEIKVLETGSQVDSIHWDYTGQFLLTGGPSGLTVQQYSKASKVWTEPLRSAVPAVAVAWGSAAQSIMALDNDGRITVLTAQ, encoded by the exons ATGCTGTGCGCAA TTTCGGGAGAGGCACCGCAAGAGCCTGTTGTCTCGCCTAAGAGCG GCAGCGTCTTTGAGAAGCGTCTAGTCGAGGCTTACATCGCTGAGAATGGGAAGGATCCGGTGAACGGGGAGGAACTCTCTACAGAAGACCTCATCGAGGTCAAGACTCAGCGCGTCGTCCGACCCCGACCACCTACGCTTACTTCGATTCCTTCGCTGCTCAGTGTGTTTCAGGAAGAATGGGATGCCCTCGCTTTGGAAACATACACATTGCGTCAAACCCTCGCTCAAACGCGACAGGAACTAAGCGCTGCGCTTTACCAGCACGATGCAGCCGTCAGGGTGATCGCGCGGTTGACGAAGGAAAGAGATGAAGCACGCGACGCGTTATCCAAGGTCACCGTTGGTGCAAGGTCTTCTGGcgccgctgcagatgccATGCAGGTGGACTCAGCTGGCCTGCCTGACGAGGTTTTGGCGAGGGTGGAGAACACGCAGGCATC GCTCTCAAAAACTCGACGCAAGCGCCCTGTTCCTGAAGGCTGGGCGACAGGTGAAGCAATTTCCGCGTACAAACCTACGGAAAGCACGGACGCATTCTACCCCGGTGGAAAGTCGTTATCAGTCAATGTATCCGGTGATTTGGTGCTCGTCGAGACTGCTGAAGGGACTGTTGGCGTGTTTTCTCTCTCTCAAAAACAGATCATTCACACTCTGCAGACAGATGGCCACGTTACAAATGTCCTCTGGGCAGGCGAGAAAGCGGTTGTTGCTTCCTCCACTGGGTCTGTGAAGGTTTTTGAGAGTGGCAAGGAGATCGCGAACTTCAATTCCCACGCTGGCGCAGCCACGGGTCTTGCCTTGCATGCAACTGGGGATATCGTGGCCTCGGTTGGAGAGGACAAGAGCTACGTTCTGTATGACCTTACAACAAACGGTGTCATTTTGCAAAACTTCAGTAACACAT ccctgCTCTCGGTGCAGTTCCACCCAGACGGCCACCttctcgctgctggtggtgccGATGGTCAAATTAAGATCTATGACATAAAAACAGGAGCCTTGGCTGCAACTTACGACCTTGCTGGTGCTGTGAAACGCGTATTTTTCTCAGAAAACGGAACCTACTTGGCAGCTGTCACGGAGAACTCGACGATGGTCTCAATCTGGGACTTACGCAGCTCGAAAGAAATTAAGGTGCTCGAGACTGGCAGCCAGGTGGATTCGATTCACTGGGATTATACCGGTCAATTCCTCCTGACTGGTGGCCCTAGCGGGCTGACCGTCCAGCAATATTCGAAGGCTTCGAAGGTGTGGACGGAACCATTACGCAGTGCGGTCCCCGCAGTTGCCGTGGCCTGGGGTTCTGCCGCTCAGAGTATCATGGCGCTGGATAATGATGGCAGGATTACAGTGTTGACGGCGCAGTAA
- the vac8 gene encoding protein anchor VAC8 (transcript_id=CADANIAT00007711), producing MAAIVNACLSCLSTADRWCHITACLGPLSGRSREGIYDTTLADNEREAVSDLLGYLENRAETDFFSGEPLRALSTLVYSDNVDLQRSASLTFAEITERDVREVDRDTLEPILFLLQSSDIEVQRAASAALGNLAVNADNKVLIVALGGLAPLIKQMMSPNVEVQCNAVGCITNLATHEDNKAKIARSGALGPLIRLAKSKDMRVQRNATGALLNMTHSDDNRQQLVNAGAIPVLVQLLSSSDVDVQYYCTTALSNIAVDASNRKRLAQTESRLVQSLVHLMDSSTPKVQCQAALALRNLASDEKYQLEIVRAKGLPPLLRLLQSSYLPLILSAVACIRNISIHPLNESPIIDAGFLKPLVDLLGSTDNEEIQCHAISTLRNLAASSDRNKELVLQAGAVQKCKDLVLRVPVTVQSEMTAAIAVLALSDELKPHLLSLGVFDVLIPLTESDSIEVQGNSAAALGNLSSKVGDYSIFVRDWADPNGGIHGYLKRFLASGDPTFQHIAIWTLLQLLESEDKRLVGYIGKSDDIVQMVRSISDKNIESDEEDTEDGGEAEVIALARRCLELLGGGPKQTLVEG from the exons ATGGCCGCCATCGTGAACGCCTGTCTCTCTTGCTTATCAACAGCCGACCGCTGGTGCCATATCACCGCCTGCCTTGGCCCTCTCAGCGGTCGCTCCAGAGAAGGAATCTATGACACAACGTTGGCCGATAATGAACGGGAAGCTGTTTCCGACCTTCTCGGCTATCTTGAGAAT CGAGCTGAGACCGATTTCTTTTCCGGCGAACCTTTACGAGCCCTGAGTACTCTGGTTTATTCCGACAATGTTGACCTCCAAAGGAGCGCTAGTCTGACATTCGCTGAGATTACAGAACGAG ATGTGCGCGAAGTCGACCGGGACACTCTCGAGCCCATCCTGTTCTTACTACAAAGTTCTGATATCGAGGTCCAACGAGCTGCAAGTGCAGCTCTTGGAAACCTTGCGGTGAATG CGGACAACAAGGTGTTGATCGTCGCCTTAGGAGGGCTTGCCCCGTTAATAAAGCAGATGATGTCACCAAATGTTGAGGTTCAATGTAACGCGGTTGGCTGCATTACGAACCTCGCTACCCATGAGGATAACAAGGCTAAGATTGCGCGCTCTGGTGCCCTGGGGCCGCTAATTCGCCTCGCGAAGTCTAAGGATATGCGCGTGCAGCGCAATGCGACAGGGGCGCTCCTCAACATGACACACTCAG ACGACAATAGGCAACAGCTTGTTAATGCCGGTGCAATTCCTGTTTTGGTCCAGTTACTTTCGTCCTCTGATGTCGACGTGCAGTATTATTGCACCACTGCCCTTAGTAACATCGCCGTCGATGCATCAAACCGGAAAAGGCTTGCCCAGACCGAGTCCCGATTAGTTCAGTCCCTTGTGCATTTGATGGACTCGTCTACTCCAAAAGTGCAATGCCAGGCTGCCCTGGCGCTTCGAAACCTTGCCTCCGACGAGAAGTACCAGCTCGAGATTGTTCGTGCAAAGGGGCTACCGCCGCTCCTCCGCCTTTTGCAGTCATCTTATCTTCCTCTTATTCTCTCTGCAGTTGCCTGCATTCGCAATATCTCAATTCACCCTCTCAACGAATCGCCCATCATTGATGCCGGGTTCCTCAAACCGCTGGTCGACCTTCTGGGATCAACAGATAATGAAGAGATCCAATGCCACGCAATTTCTACTCTCCGGAACCTTGCCGCTAGCTCTGACCGCAACAAAGAGCTCGTCCTCCAAGCTGGTGCTGTCCAGAAGTGTAAAGATCTCGTTCTACGCGTACCTGTCACCGTGCAGTCCGAGATGACGGCTGCTATAGCAGTCTTGGCACTTAGCGATGAGTTGAAGCCTCATCTTCTTAGCCTCGGTGTCTTTGATGTATTAATTCCATTGACTGAGTCTGATAGCATTGAAGTTCAAGGAAACAGTGCTGCTGCCCTTGGCAACCTCTCCTCCAAAG TTGGAGATTACTCCATCTTTGTCCGAGATTGGGCGGATCCTAATGGAGGTATCCATGGGTATTTGAAACGATTCCTTGCTAGTGGAGACCCGACCTTCCAGCATATCGCCATTTGGACTCTTCTTCAATTGCTCGAGTCGGAAGACAAGCGCCTAGTGGGCTACATCGGAAAATCTGATGACATAGTCCAAATGGTAAGGTCAATATCGGACAAGAATATCGAgtccgatgaagaagataccgAGGATGGTGGCGAAGCAGAGGTCATCGCGTTGGCACGGCGATGtctcgagcttctcggcGGCGGCCCTAAGCAGACTCTTGTAGAAGGTTAA
- a CDS encoding exosome non-catalytic core subunit CSL4 (transcript_id=CADANIAT00007710): MASALPSLAIPGQRLGPAGTYSAGPGTHVYHSHIYASIAGPVSVDSAQVNSPAKSIISVSRTMKKAIAAASTSTSSTTTVPKPKYNTLPAVDSVVLARVTRVQKRQATVSILVVLDESASSQALNPSQSASDNDNIESILASAANPENHSSSDELRFQALIRKEDVRAVEKDRVVLDEMFRVGDIVRGTVISLGDQSYYYITTARNDLGVVMARSEAGNMMFPVSWKEMRDPVTGAAEQRKVARPF, translated from the coding sequence ATGGCAAGCGCTCTACCTTCACTGGCTATCCCGGGCCAGCGCCTAGGACCTGCTGGAACTTACTCCGCCGGTCCAGGTACTCATGTTTATCATTCTCACATATATGCATCCATCGCCGGTCCAGTTTCTGTTGACTCGGCACAGGTGAATTCTCCAGCAAAATCGATAATCAGCGTCTCAAGGACTATGAAAAAAGCTATAGCAGCTGCGAGCACATCCACATCATCTACAACGACAGTGCCAAAACCCAAGTATAACACACTACCTGCGGTCGACTCCGTCGTGTTGGCACGCGTGACTCGAGTTCAGAAACGACAAGCTACGGTGTCAATTCTTGTCGTTTTAGACGAATCTGCTAGCTCGCAAGCACTGAACCCCTCACAATCAGCGTCGGATAACGATAACATTGAGTCGATTCTGGCGTCTGCCGCAAACCCGGAGAATCACAGCAGCTCTGACGAACTTCGATTCCAGGCGCTTATCCGAAAGGAGGATGTGAGAGCCGTGGAAAAAGATCGTGTTGTCTTGGATGAGATGTTTCGCGTTGGCGATATCGTCCGGGGTACGGTCATTTCCCTCGGCGACCAGAGCTATTACTATATAACAACGGCAAGGAATGACCTCGGCGTGGTTATGGCGCGCAGTGAAGCAGGTAATATGATGTTTCCCGTCagctggaaggagatgagagACCCCGTCACTGGGGCCGCAGAACAGAGAAAAGTGGCGCGACCTTTCTGA
- a CDS encoding DUF4604 domain-containing protein (transcript_id=CADANIAT00007709), protein MSFNAKNLAYDSKEPAFLQRLRSQFGNSSGGLERPSLRPRRVHDDKDDDAPTYVDAESNEVISKEDYEAMVKCGDSETKQPKDGEEDEDAVANQDGDSQKAETAIMKQNLAEIGGPRKRKQAKVVGDEVEGDDVEGVEKEEVLPKELGLRNPKQKKKKKKIKLSFEE, encoded by the exons ATGTCATTCAACGCGAAAAATCTCGCTTACG ACTCGAAGGAGCCTGCATTCCTGCAGCGACTAAGAAGCCAATTCGGAAACTCCTCAGGTGGCCTAGAGCGTCCGTCGCTGCGACCTCGCCGAGTACACGACGAtaaagatgatgatgcgccTACGTATGTCGATGCAGAAAGCAATGAAGTGATCTCCAAGGAAGATTACGAGGCTATGGTGAAATGCGGCGACTCAGAAACTAAACAGCCTAaggatggtgaagaggacgaagatgccGTTGCAAACCAGGATGGAGACTCGCAAAAGGCGGAAACAGCTATTATGAAACAAAATCTTGCGGAGATCGGAGGGCCTCGCAAGCGAAAGCAAGCGAAAGTTGTTGGTGATGAGGTCGAAGGGGACGATGTCGAAGgggttgagaaagaagaggtaCTGCCGAAAGAGTTAGGCCTTCGGAatccgaagcagaagaagaagaagaagaaaataaagcTCTCGTTCGAGGAGTGA